The following are from one region of the Ochotona princeps isolate mOchPri1 chromosome 15, mOchPri1.hap1, whole genome shotgun sequence genome:
- the ZNF385A gene encoding zinc finger protein 385A isoform X3: protein MQPPLDLKQILPFPLEPAPALGLFSNYSTMDPVQKAVLSHTFGGPLLKTKRPVISCNVCQIRFNSQSQAEAHYKGNRHARRVKGIEAAKTRGREPSAREPGDPAPPGSSPPNGDGTAAPRPAAVSMENGLGPAPGSPEKQPGSPSPPSVPESSRGVAKGEGGTPAAASVPGGSKEEEEKAKRLLYCALCKVAVNSLSQLEAHNKGTKHKTILEARSGLGPIKAYPRLGPPTPGEPEAPTQDRTFHCEICNVKVNSEVQLKQHISSRRHRDGVAGKPNPLLSRHKKPRGAGELAGTLTFSKELPKSLAGGLLPSPLAVAAVMAAAAGSPLSLRPAPAAPLLQGPPITHPLLHPAPGPIRTAHGPILFSPY from the exons ATGGACCCTGTGCAGAAGGCTGTGCTGTCCCACACTTTTGGGGGACCCTTGCTCAAGACTAAGCGGCCCGTCATCTCCTGTAACGTCTGTCAAATTCGCTTCAACTCCCAG AGCCAGGCTGAGGCGCACTACAAGGGTAATCGCCATGCCCGTCGAGTCAAAGGCATCGAGGCAGCCAAGACCAGAGGGAGGGAGCCCAGTGCCCGGGAACCTGGAGACCCGGCCCCACCAGGCAGCAGCCCTCCCAATGGGGACGGCACAGCAGCCCCCCGTCCAG CAGCAGTTTCCATGGAGAATGGACTGGGTCCAGCCCCAGGATCCCCAGAGAAGCAGCCCGGTTCCCCATCCCCTCCTAGCGTCCCGGAGAGCAGCCGGGGTGTAGCCAAGGGTGAAGGGGGCACTCCGGCCGCAGCTTCGGTGCCCGGGGGtagcaaagaggaggaggagaaagccaAGCGGCTGCTCTACTGTGCTCTGTGCAAGGTGGCTGTCAACTCCCTGTCTCAGCTTGAGGCGCATAACAAAG GTACTAAACACAAGACCATTCTGGAAGCCCGGAGCGGGCTGGGGCCCATCAAGGCTTACCCTCGCCTGGGGCCTCCTACCCCCGGGGAGCCGGAAGCCCCTACCCAGGACAGAACCTTCCACTGTGAGATCTGCAATGTCAAGGTCAATTCCGAGGTCCAACTGAAGCAG CACATCTCCAGCCGGCGGCACCGAGACGGCGTGGCCGGGAAGCCCAACCCACTACTGAGCCGGCACAAGAAGCCTCGAGGCGCCGGGGAGCTGGCG GGTACGCTGACTTTCTCCAAGGAGCTGCCCAAGTCCCTGGCCGGCGGCCTGCTGCCCAGCCCCCTGGCGGTAGCCGCCGTCATGGCCGCGGCTGCGGGCTCCCCGCTGTCCTTGCGCCCGGCTCCCGCCgctcctcttctgcagggacCGCCCATCACCCACCCCCTGCTGCACCCCGCCCCCGGCCCCATCCGGACCGCGCACGGCCCCATCCTCTTCTCCCCGTACTGA
- the GPR84 gene encoding G-protein coupled receptor 84, with protein sequence MWNTSDASFSCYHESVLGYRYVAVSWGVVVAVTGTVGNVLTLLALAIQPKLRTRFNLLIANLTLADLLYCALLQPFSVDTYLHLRWRTGATFCRVFGLLLFTSNSVSILTLCLIAVGRYLLIAHPRLFPRVFSAKGLVLALVGTWVVGVASFAPLWSVYILVPVVCTCSFDRIRGRPYTTILMGIYFVLGLSSVGIFYCLIHRQVKRTAQALDQYKLRQASVCSNHVAGTDNAIPGRFQELDSGVASGRPSEGTSSEPESTATTQTQEGDSTEAGAPSHNKVAKQTAPKSHFHPQTPAKARPATGAQRAHDSQSEFGKVTRMCFAVFLCFTLSYIPFLLLNILDAKVRAPRVAHMLAANLTWLNSCINPVLFAAMNRQFRRAYGSLLKRGPQSFQRLR encoded by the coding sequence ATGTGGAACACCTCAGATGCCAGCTTCTCCTGCTACCATGAGTCTGTGCTAGGCTACCGTTACGTGGCAGTCAGCTGGGGTGTGGTGGTGGCTGTGACGGGCACTGTGGGCAACGTGCTCACCCTGCTGGCTCTGGCCATCCAGCCCAAGCTCCGAACCCGTTTCAACCTGCTCATTGCCAACCTGACGCTGGCCGACCTCCTCTACTGCGCCCTCCTGCAGCCCTTCTCCGTGGATACCTACCTCCACCTGCGTTGGCGCACTGGCGCCACCTTCTGCAgggtctttgggctcctgctttTCACCTCCAATTCTGTCTCCATCCTCACCCTCTGCCTCATCGCAGTGGGGCGCTATCTCCTCATCGCACACCCCAGGCTCTTTCCCCGAGTTTTCAGTGCCAAGGGATTAGTGCTGGCCCTGGTGGGCACCTGGGTGGTGGGGGTGGCTAGCTTCGCCCCACTCTGGTCTGTCTATATCTTGGTACCTGTGGTCTGCACCTGCAGCTTCGACCGCATCCGAGGCCGTCCTTACACCACCATCCTCATGGGCATCTATTTTGTgctggggctcagcagtgtgggCATCTTTTACTGCCTCATCCACCGTCAGGTGAAACGGACAGCACAGGCGCTCGACCAGTACAAGCTGCGACAGGCCAGCGTGTGCTCCAACCACGTGGCTGGCACCGACAACGCCATACCTGGTCGTTTCCAAGAGCTGGACAGCGGGGTGGCCTCTGGAAGGCCCAGTGAAGGGACTTCATCTGAGCCAGAAAGCACTGCCACCACCCAGACCCAGGAAGGAGACTCAACAGAAGCAGGAGCACCGAGCCACAACAAGGTAGCCAAACAGACAGCACCAAAAAGCCACTTCCACCCACAGACACCTGCCAAGGCCCGGCCAGCCACAGGTGCACAAAGAGCTCACGACTCCCAATCCGAGTTCGGAAAAGTGACCCGGATGTGTTTTGCTGTGTTCCTCTGCTTCACTCTCAGCTACATTCCCTTCTTACTGCTCAACATCTTGGACGCCAAGGTCCGGGCTCCGCGGGTGGCCCACATGCTTGCTGCCAACCTCACCTGGCTCAACAGTTGCATCAACCCCGTGCTCTTTGCCGCCATGAACCGCCAGTTCCGCCGAGCCTACGGCTCCCTCCTAAAACGTGGGCCCCAGAGTTTCCAGAGGCTGCGTTAG